Genomic DNA from Dehalococcoidia bacterium:
AGCCGACTGGAGTCCGATCCTGACCGGGTACGGTCGCTGCCCGGATGGGACTGGATAGAGGAAGCGTCCCGTCATGCGGCATACTCAGACTGAAACGGTATTAAGTGATTGTACACGCTCTTCGATCTGCAGCCCCGACTCGATCTCTGCCACACGCAACTCGAATGCCTTCTGAAGGTTCTGCCACAGTTGGGGCGTGGTGCCGAAGTATCGGGCAGGGCAGAAGGCCGTATCAGCCGTTATCCCTCGCTGCCCCCTCAGAATTGCCGTGATTCGATTCGTGGGCACATCCAGAGCCTTGGCAAGCGCATTGGCCGACAGCCCAAGCTCATCAAGCTCCTCACGCAGTATCTCTCCGGGGTGTACTGGTCTCATTCCGTTGCTGACACTCATATCCAAACTCCTCTTAATGGTAGTCCACAACCTCCACGTCGTACGGTCCGTCTTCGTCCCAGCGGAAGCATATTCGCCACTGGCGGTTGATCCTGATGCTGTACTGGCCCCTCCGGTCACCAGAGAGGGACTCTAGTCGGTTACTGGGCAATCCGCTCAGATCTTGCAAGGCCGAAGCGTTGTCCAGTAACGTCAGGCGGCGCGGCGCCTGGTCCGCAAACCGCACCGAGTGGCCCACAAAGAAGCGCTCGGTT
This window encodes:
- a CDS encoding HigA family addiction module antidote protein, producing the protein MSVSNGMRPVHPGEILREELDELGLSANALAKALDVPTNRITAILRGQRGITADTAFCPARYFGTTPQLWQNLQKAFELRVAEIESGLQIEERVQSLNTVSV
- a CDS encoding type II toxin-antitoxin system RelE/ParE family toxin gives rise to the protein MIRGFKDRRTERFFVGHSVRFADQAPRRLTLLDNASALQDLSGLPSNRLESLSGDRRGQYSIRINRQWRICFRWDEDGPYDVEVVDYH